In Mycobacterium gallinarum, a single window of DNA contains:
- a CDS encoding enoyl-CoA hydratase/isomerase family protein: MGEQPIRYEVVDSVAWLTINRPEARNALNNAVRTGLFDAVRRFNDDDAAKVLVLTGAGDKAFCAGGDLKEMAQNALKMPPKDFAPQFGRNIDVAKPTIAAVNGVAFAGGFLLAQQCDLVVAAEHATFAVSEVKVGRGSPWATPLSWLVPPRVAMQILLTGDPITAERAHQVGLVNEVVPADQLRGRTQRLALSIAANAPLSVLASKRTVYLSAQHHLAAACDLADEIWEPVYLSDDAQEGPTAFREKRAPQWKGC; the protein is encoded by the coding sequence GTGGGCGAGCAACCGATTCGCTACGAGGTCGTCGACAGCGTGGCCTGGCTGACGATCAACCGCCCCGAGGCGCGCAACGCGCTGAACAACGCTGTGCGCACGGGGCTTTTCGACGCGGTGCGTCGCTTCAACGACGACGACGCGGCGAAGGTGCTGGTCCTCACCGGCGCAGGGGATAAGGCGTTCTGTGCCGGCGGGGACTTGAAGGAGATGGCGCAGAACGCGCTCAAGATGCCGCCGAAGGACTTCGCTCCGCAGTTCGGCCGCAACATCGACGTCGCGAAGCCGACGATCGCGGCCGTCAACGGTGTCGCGTTCGCCGGGGGCTTCCTGCTCGCGCAGCAGTGCGACCTGGTCGTGGCTGCCGAACACGCGACCTTCGCCGTCAGCGAGGTCAAGGTCGGCCGCGGTTCGCCGTGGGCAACACCGCTGTCGTGGCTGGTGCCCCCGCGCGTTGCCATGCAGATCCTGCTGACCGGCGACCCGATCACCGCCGAGCGCGCCCACCAGGTCGGCTTGGTCAACGAGGTGGTGCCGGCCGATCAGTTGCGCGGGCGTACCCAGCGGTTGGCGCTCAGCATCGCCGCGAACGCTCCGCTATCGGTGCTCGCGTCCAAGCGCACCGTGTACCTCTCGGCGCAGCACCACCTCGCCGCCGCGTGCGACCTGGCCGACGAGATCTGGGAGCCGGTCTATCTGAGCGACGACGCGCAGGAAGGCCCGACGGCGTTCCGCGAGAAGCGCGCGCCGCAGTGGAAGGGATGTTGA
- a CDS encoding TIGR03084 family metal-binding protein, giving the protein MAVSMQSVIADIEAETAALRELIAPLPEGPHGWDTPTPAVGWTIRDQISHLAFFDDVALRSATDPDGFSGEYLPMMADGSISPDVVAERYRPLPAADVLAWFDTSRAALVAAFANIDPATRLPWFGPPMSAVSSLTARLMETWAHGQDVVDALDATREATARLRHVAHIGVGARAFSYLTNGLDLPADPVRVELTAPDGTVWTWGPADAANRVSGPALDFCLLVTQRRHRDDTALVADGPLADQWLAIAQAFAGPPGSGRAAGQFTGRQR; this is encoded by the coding sequence TTGGCGGTGAGCATGCAGTCGGTAATCGCCGACATCGAGGCCGAAACGGCCGCGTTGCGCGAACTCATCGCACCGCTGCCCGAAGGTCCGCACGGCTGGGACACGCCGACTCCGGCCGTGGGCTGGACGATCCGCGACCAGATCAGCCATCTGGCCTTCTTCGACGACGTGGCGCTGCGCTCGGCCACCGACCCCGACGGGTTCAGCGGCGAATACCTGCCGATGATGGCCGACGGCAGCATCTCACCCGACGTCGTTGCCGAGCGCTACCGCCCCCTGCCGGCTGCCGACGTCCTCGCGTGGTTCGACACGTCGCGTGCAGCCCTCGTAGCCGCGTTCGCGAACATCGACCCGGCGACCCGCCTGCCGTGGTTCGGGCCGCCGATGAGCGCGGTCTCGTCGCTGACAGCGCGGCTGATGGAGACCTGGGCGCACGGCCAGGACGTCGTCGACGCTCTGGATGCGACCCGCGAGGCCACGGCACGGCTGCGGCACGTGGCCCACATCGGGGTGGGCGCGCGCGCGTTCAGCTACCTGACCAACGGTCTGGACCTGCCCGCGGACCCGGTCCGTGTCGAGCTGACCGCCCCGGACGGCACCGTCTGGACGTGGGGGCCAGCAGACGCCGCCAACCGCGTGAGCGGGCCGGCGCTGGACTTCTGCCTGCTGGTCACCCAACGCCGCCACCGCGACGACACCGCCCTGGTCGCCGACGGCCCGCTAGCCGACCAATGGCTCGCGA
- a CDS encoding MaoC/PaaZ C-terminal domain-containing protein: MNDSTEHSMVRVPVRFEDITVGDTLTPVSIEISYKRICMNAASTWDWFPGHHDPDYARSQGQRTIYLSTLFFHGFIDRGLNEWAGPDALIRRRKISMIRSIYPGQTATLSGKVVGKRQDAGRRLVDLELLVSSEDGPCVPSEATVELADPFVEVPG; the protein is encoded by the coding sequence ATGAACGACTCCACCGAGCACAGCATGGTCCGCGTCCCCGTGCGGTTCGAGGACATCACCGTCGGCGACACCCTCACGCCCGTCTCGATCGAGATCAGCTACAAGCGCATCTGCATGAACGCGGCTTCGACATGGGACTGGTTTCCCGGTCACCACGACCCCGACTACGCGCGCAGCCAGGGCCAGCGCACGATCTACCTGTCAACCCTCTTCTTCCATGGCTTCATCGACCGCGGCCTCAACGAATGGGCCGGACCCGACGCGCTCATCCGACGCCGCAAAATCTCGATGATCCGGTCGATCTACCCGGGCCAGACCGCGACCCTGAGCGGCAAGGTCGTCGGCAAACGGCAGGACGCGGGGCGGCGCCTCGTCGACCTCGAACTGCTCGTCTCGAGTGAGGACGGTCCCTGCGTACCGAGTGAAGCCACCGTTGAGCTGGCCGACCCGTTCGTCGAGGTGCCGGGGTGA
- a CDS encoding FAS1-like dehydratase domain-containing protein, which translates to MTFGTFDEGRAWIGHRSEPRRAWFPIDRSMVLYYCSLVEDANPRYWEGEDCPPGLLMSLGFAPQWVPEYLARADMMFALSVPLPGHHIINASTTTEFERRPRVGDHVSIVEEVDSISEPKTTRVGTGVFITTVSTFSDQHGEVIGRNTNVLFRYDTADSEGAS; encoded by the coding sequence ATGACGTTCGGGACCTTCGACGAGGGCCGGGCGTGGATCGGTCATCGCTCGGAACCGCGGCGTGCGTGGTTCCCGATCGACCGCTCGATGGTGTTGTACTACTGCTCGCTCGTCGAGGACGCGAACCCCCGCTATTGGGAGGGTGAGGACTGCCCGCCCGGACTGCTGATGAGCCTCGGCTTCGCGCCGCAGTGGGTGCCCGAGTACCTAGCGCGTGCGGACATGATGTTCGCGCTCAGCGTCCCGTTGCCCGGCCACCACATCATCAACGCATCAACGACGACGGAGTTCGAACGCCGGCCCCGGGTGGGCGATCATGTGTCGATTGTGGAAGAGGTCGACTCGATCTCCGAGCCGAAGACGACGCGGGTGGGCACCGGCGTGTTCATCACCACGGTGAGCACCTTCTCCGACCAGCACGGTGAGGTCATCGGCCGCAACACCAACGTGCTCTTCCGATACGACACCGCCGATAGTGAAGGCGCATCATGA